One stretch of Armigeres subalbatus isolate Guangzhou_Male chromosome 2, GZ_Asu_2, whole genome shotgun sequence DNA includes these proteins:
- the LOC134210711 gene encoding uncharacterized protein LOC134210711: protein MNAYIELYPGKGKLLHFLKLFGNMENSKKWEKFVRSGSYNRSLKKYSDITVPETFQNVHETETSTATSDPASYRNSSSQVDWRPAVPLAENDDEFSELEDVISQIHEDYYSPDNVADYSPDNDANYEYVEEDLSSFLQSWSLENKISHAALKPLLARLSQYDRTLPEDPRRLLITPRKPVAVVKIQGGQYWHQGLENCLRYCFTGLAAPRSISININIDGLPLFKNGTDQVWPILFNVHEEVSQKPMIIGIFHGKTKPKRVEEYLGPFVEEAVPILNSGIVINGHLLKVKIRAFVCDSPARAFIKGSVNFNAFHGCLKCTAVGERQHELHINVFPTTVAPKRTDIGFRNKAYDGHHQVYKVRENGKSRTVYVETPLLWLPMLDMVEDIIVRQLFLHDAKLPNKSEAW, encoded by the exons ATGAATGCTTATATCGAGCTCTATCCGGGCAAAGGAAAATTGTTACACTTTTTAAAACTGTTCGGAAACATGGAAAACTCAAAGAAATGGGAAAAGTTTGTGCGAAGTGGTTCCTACAATCGAAGCTTGAAGAAATACAGTGATATAACAGTGCCAGagacttttcaaaatgttcacGAGACGGAAACTAGTACAGCCACGAGTGATCCAGCATCATACAGGAACAGTAGCTCACAGGTGGATTGGCGACCAGCGGTTCCGTTGGCAGAAAATGATGATGAGTTCTCTGAACTTGAAGACGTAATAAGTCAAATACATGAAGACTACTACAGCCCAGATAATGTTGCTGACTACAGCCCAGATAACGATGCCAACTATGAATACGTTGAAGAAGATCTTTCATCGTTCCTTCAAAGCTGGAGTTTGGAGAACAAAATATCTCATGCCGCGTTAAAACCATTATTAGCCCGTTTGTCTCAGTATGATCGAACGCTTCCGGAAGATCCACGACGATTGTTGATCACTCCCCGAAAGCCGGTCGCTGTGGTTAAAATACAAGGAGGCCAGTATTGGCACCAGGGTCTTG AAAATTGCCTTCGTTACTGCTTCACCGGTCTAGCAGCCCCTAGAAGCATATCAATCAATATAAATATTGACGGTTTGCCATTATTCAAAAACGGCACGGACCAAGTGTGGCCCATATTATTCAATGTTCATGAAGAAGTCAGCCAAAAGCCAATGATTATaggaattttccatggaaaaacGAAACCGAAGCGCGTTGAAGAATATCTGGGTCCTTTTGTTGAAGAGGCCGTACCGATTTTGAACTCTGGCATAGTTATCAATGGTCATTTACTAAAAGTTAAAATCCGCGCCTTTGTGTGCGATTCACCCGCAAGAGCGTTTATAAAAG GATCTGTGAACTTCAACGCTTTTCATGGATGCTTGAAATGTACTGCTGTTGGAGAACGACAACATGAATTACACATTAACGTATTTCCTACAACGGTTGCACCGAAACGGACAGATATCGGGTTTCGTAACAAGGCCTACGATGGTCATCATCAAGTTTACAAAGTTCGTGAGAATGGGAAATCTAGGACTGTTTATGTAGAAACACCTCTCTTATGGCTGCCGATGCTGGATATGGTGGAAGATATTATC